In Ascaphus truei isolate aAscTru1 chromosome 21, aAscTru1.hap1, whole genome shotgun sequence, one DNA window encodes the following:
- the DPM2 gene encoding dolichol phosphate-mannose biosynthesis regulatory protein, which yields SVFQATGSDRVAGAGLVALSALLCGYYTVWVICLPFIDGDHVIHTLFLPREYSVLLPLVAGLILVLSMGIFVTFVMWRSRSPKKTSE from the exons TCTGTGTTCCAGGCGACAGGAAGTGACCGGGTGGCAGGGGCCGGACTTGTGGCTCTGAGCGCCCTGCTGTGCGGCTACTACACGGTGTGGGTCATCTGTCTG CCGTTCATTGACGGTGATCATGTGATTCACACATTGTTCCTCCCGCGGGAATACTCCGTGTTGCTGCCTCTGGTTGCCGGGCTGATCCTGGTACTCTCTATGG GAATCTTTGTGACCTTCGTCATGTGGAGAAGCCGGAGCCCCAAGAAGACATCTGAGTGA